AAAACTCTGTGAGAAATTATTTTTCTAACGAGAATGGATGAAAGACAGGATTTGAGTTCCGTCTTTTTTCTAAAAACGAAGAAATGCCTTCCGACTTTTTATAAAGTTAGGATATGATCTTTAGTGAAAGGATAAGGTTCCTTAGGCAAGTAGATAGAAATGGAAATATCAAAAGAAGATTATTCCGTCGAAACGGAAAAAAATCGCGGAAGAATAAAAATCTCGGGAACGTTGCGCTTACTGAATGTAGAAGAGTATGAACCCATCATCGCCCTCATTGAAACAATACTCGAAGAGTCCGGTCGCGGTAAAGCTATCATCGATATAAAAAATTTAGATTTTTTAAATAGCGCTGGAATCGCGAGCATTTCAAGATTTGTGGCCGGGTATGATAAAAAGAATATCAACAATATTGAAATCAAGGGTAACAAAGAACGTTACTGGCAGATAAAATTCTTAGAAAATTTAAAAAAACTGCGCGCGGAAATTAAGACGAGTTTGGAATAAAATTAAGAACCGAGCGCTTTTCGTTTGCTTCTTTCCACTTCGTTGAGATCCAAATAGGCTCTAACGATAACGTCATAGATTCCGAAAGCAACTTCGTTGATTAGGAAGCCGAGTCGTACTGGGAAATCCTTGGATAAGAGCAAAAGTCCGATTCCGGAATTCAATTCTTTCGCGGAAGATTCTTTTAGTTTGTTTAAGTAAATTTCATCTGAATTCCGATTGATCAGAGCGGAGATTGAATTCTCCAGTTTATTCTTTGAAATTTCATCCGTTGAATTCTTGATTTCAATTTTTAGAATTTCAGAATAGTATTTCAGTTCTAAAAGAATTTCTCCTTTTCTTTCCTTGGAAAATTTCGCCGCGTTCTCTATGAGTTCGTTTAACACGATGGAGATTGTATTGGAAGAATCAGGATCCAGTTTTTCGGGAAAGGAACAAAAATTAGAGATATAATCGGCCGTTAAGGAACAACGTTTCCACTGAACCCTGAGATCCATCGGTCTTAGCTTGAGAGAGAACTCGCTCTCCGATGGAAGAGAATCCGGTATGAGGTTGTAATGACCGTATTTCGCTGGATAACTCATAACTTTTGTTTGGACGTTTAAAATCCAAATATTTCCATTCTTAAAATTGAAATCTCAATCCCGAGATTAGAAAGTCAAAAATCAATTTCAGTTAAAAAACAAGATCCTCTAAAAAAGTTTTCGCAACTGTTCCAAATATTTTTGTTTGTCGGAATCGCTTTCGGCGGGAGCCCAAGAAGCAAAGTCCTTATCGGTCGTAGGATTGTAAGGACCGGATTTCCCTTCGAAACAAATTGCGTTGTCCGAAAGACAAACGAGAGTATGATACACCCCTGGAGTCACATCGATTCCATAAGTCGGTCCTTCCGAACTGAGTCGGTGTGTTTCCATTACCGACCCGTCATCGTTGAAAAGAATAAAGCCAAGACTTCCTTTTATAACAAGAAAAGTTTCCGGTTTGGGCGGAGATTTATGCCTATGGGCTTGAACGTAAGTATCCTTTGTGAGGACGTTGAGGAATCTTTGGTAAACTTCTGAGAGTTCGTGGAAATTGTGATTGGCTCTTCCGCGAGCAGAGGTGCCGGCTTTTTCCAACACCTCTTGAAAAAGAGAATCTGTTATTAATTGTTTAGGCGGTTTGGAGGAGATCGAGTCTGGATTCACAGTACTCAATAAGATAGGATTTACAGGCAGTGCAAGTATTTCCTGCATTCACTCTTTCCATAATTTCTCGATAACCGACGCCTTCTGATTTAGCGGTTTCCACGATTGTTTCGAAAGCAACTTGAGCACAGTGACATTTTTCCATCTGGTTCCAACTCTCTGTTTTAGGGTTCCTTTACAATGTAAATGAGACTCAGTCTTAGTGTCAATTCGTACACTTGGTTTTTTGAGTTTTTTTGTTCGAGCGAAAAAGTCGGGATTTCGATTCTCTTCAAAATGGATCCAAAAGGGCGGATTGGATTTATTGAGAAAAAAATGGGTTTTATGGTTCTCGCTAATAGAATTTGCATTCGAAGAGGGATAGAATGGCTTGAAGAATTGGGTTTAGAGAGAAATCTTTAGGAATGGACCGGCAGAAGCTTACAAAGGTAAAAAGTTCTCAGAAAGAGAAAGATCTCAGGACTTACACTTTACCGGAGTTAGGGACGAGCAATTGGGACGATCTCCTCTACGAACCTCTGGAGAATCTGATTCCAAAAAATCTAAGCTATCCGCACAGACATGACTTCTACGAAATTTTGATCGTTCGATCCGGAACGGGAAAGATTCGGATCGACTCCAGAGAATATTCTTTGTCCGAGAATATGATGTTTTTTCTAACTCCTTATCAAGCGCATCGATCCGAGTGGAGTTCCAAAGCCCAGGGTTCGGTATTGATGTTTAAAGAATCCTTTCTTCTCGCGGATTCGAATTCGAAAGGCCCATGGGAATATCCTTTTTTTCATTCTATAGAATCGACACCTGCATTAGATTTTTCTAAAATACCTTCGATCTTGAACGTTCTCTTACTCTTCGAAGAAGAATGGTCTCGCAAAGAAAATTCTAATCGAAATATTCTTAGAAATTATTCCGAAATTTTGATGATTCTCGCAGAACGTTCTTACGAAGAATTACCGGGAGGAATTTCTTCTAAGACCGGTTCTCTCGTCCGAAAGTTTTTAAAGTTGGTTGGAGAATCTCCGAACGCTTCCAAATCCGTAAGAAACTATGCTTCTAAACTTTTAGTAACCCCGGGACATCTGAATGATACGGTAAAAAAAGAAACCAATCGTACGGCTTCGGATTTTTTAAAGGAAAGAATTAATCTCGAAGCAAAAAGACTTCTTGAACATACTGATGCAAGTGTTGCAGAGATCTCTATCAAACTCGGGTTTAACGATCATTCTTATTTTATAAGATTTTTTAAAAAAGAAAACGGAATCACACCTTCCGAATATCGTATTTCAAGAATCCGCAAATAGTCCCAAACGTTCCGTAATTCGTCCTCTTGTATTTTTAATTCGTCTCAGTCATACTCCTTATAAAGAAAGATAAATCTTTCCTAAGGAGATAGAAAATGGAAAACTTAGAGCAATCGTTTGCAATGCTGGTGTTACGTCTTGCGTTGGGATTTAATATTTTGATTCACGGGCTTGTTCGTATTACGTCTGTAGGAGCTTTCAGAGAGTTTTTAATCAAAGATTTTGAAAATACTCCGCTTCCAACCTGGTCGGTTGCGGCCTTTGGAACCGTCCTTCCTTTTTTAGAAACCGTAATCGGAGCGTTATTAGTACTAGGGTTATTTTCGAAATGGGCTTTGCTTTCCGGCGGATTGCTCATGATCGCGTTGATCTCCGGAAAGTGTCTTCAATCCGATTGGCATACCGTCGGAGTTCAGATGATTTACGTTTTCTTTTATTTCTTTCTGCTAAAGGATTTAGGATTCGATCAGTTCAATTTGGATACCTGGCTCGGTAGAATCGGGAAGTGATCGGAAATCAAAGCGGATTCTAAGATCAAAAATGAAACGAAGCAATTTTAAATTGAAGTTTCTTTTTGGTCAACACGACCAAATTCGTTTCGACTAAGTTGAAGTGGGAAAAAAGTGGTGCGCCCAGAAGGAGTCGAACCTCCGACCTTCTGATCCGTAGTCAGACGCTCTATCCAGCTGAGCTATGGGCGCATGTCGTTTAATGAATATAAGATTCCAATCGAGAAAGGTGTTCTTCAGGAATCCTGAGTGCAATCTTTTTTCCGCTTGTGTAATTGTATAGCAGTAATCCAGAGATTCCTAGATAAATCAAAATCCCCGAGAGATGCACAAGATGACCTAACCAAGGACCGACAACGGGAATCCATGACACCGGAACACTGATCAAAAGGAAGAATAGAAAGTAGAGGAAGTTGATAAACGAAAGTCCGGAATACTTCCGGACGGTTTGATTTTCCCAATAGAAAGTAAAACCGACCAACCAAGTTCCGAAAAAAGGCAAGGAGACTAAATATACGAGAAACCTTTCGGATCTCAGAAAACGATTGGTTGTCTCGGGAAGATTACGGAGAGCCGGTTCGTATTTTTTTAAATAATCTTTGAATTTCATTTTCTAACTCCGGAAAAAAAGGCAGGACATATTTTTCTTCCTGATACGCTTTGAAAGCTCCGAGCACGCTGTAGCCTAAAAATGCAATCCAGGAAACATAACTGATAAAATCGGTGACAATCGGATTGATTCGAATCAAAGACAAGAACCAACTGATTACGGGAAATTCTCGTAAGAACCAAACGAAAGAATAAACTGCAATGAAGGCAATGTTCAACTTCATCGCCTGAACAAGATGGAAGGACGCAAAATCTTGTGCTTTCCGAAAGACCCAAACAAAAAGCCAGCCAAAGAATGGAACGTAGGCGAGCGCGCCGACAAGTCCGGGCAATTCTTCGCTTTTTAAAATTCTCAAAGATTCCTGAATAAATTCCTGGGTTTTGAACCGCTCAGAGGACATAGAGGCGAGGATTCCGGTTAATGGGTAGAATGAAAACAAAAATACCGGAGACGCAGGGATTCGAACCCTGGGTACAGTTACCCGTACGACAGTTTAGCAAACTGCTCCTTTCGGCCACTCAGGCACGTCTCCAAAGGATGTCACGGAGAAGGTAGGATTCGAACCCACGGTGGGATTACCACGACGGTTTTCAAGACCGCTGCTTTAGACCACTCAGCCACTTCTCCTGACGAGAATTACTTTACCGTGAGAAAACCCCCCTGTGTCAAGGTGAATTGTTCTTTGCGCTCTTGGTTCTTTGTTTTTCCTGGAGGGAGGTGTTAGAGTAGGATGAAAACCGAATCTGAGGGGCATAAAGGGAATCCTAAAAAAGGAGATGAAAATAAATTCTCCGAAAAAGTCTTACTCGAGCCGAGGGCTTGGGTCAATCTTGGTTACTCAATTGCTAATTCAAAAGAAGGAACCTTCTTTTTAAAAAATGCAATTCCAGGTGAAACCGTCAGTGCACTTCCGCTCAAAAAGTCCGGTTCCCTTTTTTGGGGAGTCGGCTCTGAAATCATCAAAAATTCTCCTGAGAGAATAGTTTCGGATTGTTCCTCCTTTCCAAAATGCGGCGGTTGTTCGTATCGACACATTTCTTACGAGAAAGAATTGGAAGTAAAAAAGTTTCTTCTCCAGGAAACCTTAGAACGTTCTTTTTTAAAAAATCATATTCAAATTCCTGAAATTGAAATCTTGAGCGGAGATCCAATCGGCTACAGAAACACCGCACAGATTTCATTGGGTTTTTCCGGTTCTAAAAGAATCGCTGGTTTTTACGAAGAATTCTCGCATTTGATCGTGCCTCTTCCCAACGACGGTTGTAAAAATCTTCCGAACGAAATGAATCTTGCCTTTTTAGAATTCTTTCAAAAAGAAAAAACCGGTTCCGCTCCGATTTCAAAAGCAAAAACTCTTTCGTATCGTCTGGACGGCGGAAGAGTCGTTCCTTATAAACAAGAATCCGTGGTTTTTCGCGAGACTATAAGAATCCCGGAACCGAAAGAGATCGTTTGGGAAATTCCTCCCGGCGGTTTCTCCCAAATCAATCGTTTTCTCGTTCCTCTCTGGTTGGAAAAAATATACGAACTTGTTCCGGAAGGTCAGGATTCTATATTAGAATTATATTGTGGATCCGGATTGATCTCGATCGCTCTTCATGATAAAAGCAAGAATTGGATTGGATATGAACTTTCCAAAGATTCCGTAAAACAAGCAAAGAAGAATCTTTCGAAAAACGGTTTATCTGCCCGTGATTTCAAATCATTAAACTTAGAAACAGAATCGATTCCGATGGAAGATCTGAATTCTACTTTTTGGATTGCGAATCCTCCAAGGGCTGGATTGTCTAAAAAGGTTGTTCAAGCTTTCCAAAAGGAGGAACCGAACGGATTTTTATATTCGAGTTGTAACCACACGACGTTGGCTAGG
This is a stretch of genomic DNA from Leptospira tipperaryensis. It encodes these proteins:
- a CDS encoding WbuC family cupin fold metalloprotein, translating into MQEILALPVNPILLSTVNPDSISSKPPKQLITDSLFQEVLEKAGTSARGRANHNFHELSEVYQRFLNVLTKDTYVQAHRHKSPPKPETFLVIKGSLGFILFNDDGSVMETHRLSSEGPTYGIDVTPGVYHTLVCLSDNAICFEGKSGPYNPTTDKDFASWAPAESDSDKQKYLEQLRKLF
- a CDS encoding slr1658 superfamily regulator, producing the protein MSYPAKYGHYNLIPDSLPSESEFSLKLRPMDLRVQWKRCSLTADYISNFCSFPEKLDPDSSNTISIVLNELIENAAKFSKERKGEILLELKYYSEILKIEIKNSTDEISKNKLENSISALINRNSDEIYLNKLKESSAKELNSGIGLLLLSKDFPVRLGFLINEVAFGIYDVIVRAYLDLNEVERSKRKALGS
- a CDS encoding slr1659 superfamily regulator; translated protein: MEISKEDYSVETEKNRGRIKISGTLRLLNVEEYEPIIALIETILEESGRGKAIIDIKNLDFLNSAGIASISRFVAGYDKKNINNIEIKGNKERYWQIKFLENLKKLRAEIKTSLE
- a CDS encoding helix-turn-helix domain-containing protein — translated: MDRQKLTKVKSSQKEKDLRTYTLPELGTSNWDDLLYEPLENLIPKNLSYPHRHDFYEILIVRSGTGKIRIDSREYSLSENMMFFLTPYQAHRSEWSSKAQGSVLMFKESFLLADSNSKGPWEYPFFHSIESTPALDFSKIPSILNVLLLFEEEWSRKENSNRNILRNYSEILMILAERSYEELPGGISSKTGSLVRKFLKLVGESPNASKSVRNYASKLLVTPGHLNDTVKKETNRTASDFLKERINLEAKRLLEHTDASVAEISIKLGFNDHSYFIRFFKKENGITPSEYRISRIRK
- a CDS encoding DoxX family protein — encoded protein: MENLEQSFAMLVLRLALGFNILIHGLVRITSVGAFREFLIKDFENTPLPTWSVAAFGTVLPFLETVIGALLVLGLFSKWALLSGGLLMIALISGKCLQSDWHTVGVQMIYVFFYFFLLKDLGFDQFNLDTWLGRIGK
- a CDS encoding class I SAM-dependent RNA methyltransferase, whose protein sequence is MKTESEGHKGNPKKGDENKFSEKVLLEPRAWVNLGYSIANSKEGTFFLKNAIPGETVSALPLKKSGSLFWGVGSEIIKNSPERIVSDCSSFPKCGGCSYRHISYEKELEVKKFLLQETLERSFLKNHIQIPEIEILSGDPIGYRNTAQISLGFSGSKRIAGFYEEFSHLIVPLPNDGCKNLPNEMNLAFLEFFQKEKTGSAPISKAKTLSYRLDGGRVVPYKQESVVFRETIRIPEPKEIVWEIPPGGFSQINRFLVPLWLEKIYELVPEGQDSILELYCGSGLISIALHDKSKNWIGYELSKDSVKQAKKNLSKNGLSARDFKSLNLETESIPMEDLNSTFWIANPPRAGLSKKVVQAFQKEEPNGFLYSSCNHTTLARDLSELCGDSYLITNVVLLDFFPRTKHFEVIAKLEKRKTPSFSKN